In the genome of Bradyrhizobium sp. CIAT3101, one region contains:
- a CDS encoding phosphoenolpyruvate carboxykinase — protein MQETGVRNGAFGADKFGLKNLKQVHWNLGAPQLYQYSLSAGEAVLSADGSLCADTGEFTGRSPKDKFTVRDATTDKKMWWAGNQSITAEQFETLYQDFLKHAEGKSLFAQDLYGGADPAYRIKTRVFTELAWHSLFIRTLLIRPEAIELSSFTPELTIIDMPSFRADPKRHGCKSENVVAIDFARKIVLIGGSYYAGEMKKSVFTTLNYYLPERGVMPMHCSANVGANGDSAIFFGLSGTGKTTLSADPNRTLIGDDEHGWGPNGIFNFEGGCYAKCIKLSQEAEPQIYAASTRFGAVLENCVLDEDTRIVDFDDGSKTENTRSAYPLDFIPNASRTGRAPQPKNVVMLAADAFGVLPPIAKLSPAQAMYHFLSGYTAKVAGTERGLGNEPQPEFSTCFGSPFLPLDPSVYGNMLRDLIAQHNVDCWLVNTGWTGGKYGTGSRMPIKVTRALLTAALDGSLRNVEFRTDKYFGFAVPTALPGVPSEILNPVNTWKDKDEFDKTARALVGMFQKNFAKFEAQVDAEVRAAAPDVKLAAE, from the coding sequence GTGCAAGAGACGGGCGTGCGCAACGGTGCTTTCGGTGCCGACAAATTCGGCTTAAAGAATCTCAAGCAGGTTCACTGGAACCTGGGCGCACCTCAGCTCTATCAATACTCGCTCTCCGCGGGCGAGGCGGTGCTGTCCGCCGACGGTTCGCTCTGCGCCGACACCGGCGAGTTCACGGGCCGCAGTCCGAAGGACAAGTTCACGGTGCGGGACGCCACCACCGACAAGAAGATGTGGTGGGCCGGCAACCAGTCGATCACCGCGGAGCAGTTCGAGACGCTCTATCAGGATTTCCTCAAGCACGCCGAAGGCAAGAGCCTGTTCGCGCAAGACCTCTATGGCGGCGCCGATCCGGCCTACCGGATCAAGACCCGCGTCTTCACCGAACTCGCCTGGCACTCGCTGTTCATCCGCACGCTTCTCATCCGCCCCGAGGCGATCGAGCTGTCGAGCTTCACACCCGAGCTCACCATCATCGACATGCCGAGCTTCCGCGCCGATCCGAAGCGCCATGGCTGCAAGTCGGAGAACGTCGTCGCGATCGACTTCGCCCGCAAGATCGTGCTGATCGGCGGCTCCTACTATGCCGGCGAAATGAAGAAGTCGGTCTTCACCACGCTGAACTATTATCTGCCCGAGCGCGGCGTGATGCCGATGCATTGCTCGGCCAATGTCGGCGCCAATGGCGATTCTGCGATCTTCTTCGGCCTGTCCGGCACCGGCAAGACCACGCTGTCGGCCGATCCCAACCGCACGCTGATCGGTGACGACGAGCACGGCTGGGGCCCGAACGGCATCTTCAATTTCGAGGGCGGCTGCTACGCCAAGTGCATCAAGCTCTCGCAGGAAGCCGAGCCCCAGATCTACGCGGCGTCGACCCGCTTCGGCGCGGTGCTCGAGAACTGCGTCCTCGACGAGGACACCCGCATCGTCGATTTCGACGACGGCTCCAAGACCGAGAATACCCGCTCGGCCTATCCGCTCGACTTCATCCCGAACGCCTCGCGCACCGGCCGCGCGCCGCAGCCGAAGAACGTGGTGATGCTCGCCGCCGACGCCTTCGGCGTGCTGCCGCCAATCGCAAAGCTGTCGCCGGCGCAGGCGATGTACCACTTCCTCTCCGGCTACACCGCCAAGGTCGCCGGCACCGAGCGCGGCCTTGGCAACGAGCCGCAGCCGGAATTCTCGACCTGCTTCGGCTCACCCTTCCTGCCGCTCGACCCCAGCGTCTACGGCAACATGCTGCGTGACCTGATCGCCCAGCACAATGTCGACTGCTGGCTGGTCAACACCGGCTGGACCGGCGGCAAGTACGGCACGGGTTCGCGCATGCCGATCAAGGTGACGCGCGCGCTGCTGACCGCAGCCCTCGACGGCTCGCTTCGCAACGTCGAATTCCGCACCGACAAATATTTCGGCTTCGCGGTCCCGACCGCGCTGCCGGGCGTGCCGAGCGAGATCCTCAACCCGGTCAATACCTGGAAGGACAAGGACGAGTTCGACAAGACCGCCCGCGCGCTGGTCGGCATGTTCCAGAAGAACTTCGCCAAGTTCGAGGCCCAGGTGGACGCCGAAGTGCGCGCCGCTGCGCCGGACGTGAAGCTCGCGGCGGAGTAA
- a CDS encoding thioesterase family protein yields the protein MHAKLPHPFDDATRITAGDSHWQGHTSDDYWAFVGPFGGVTAATILRALIEHPERSGDPLALTVNYCAPIAKGPFDLDIRLVKANRSSQHWSVELSQGGGEVATLATAVFAERRPSWEHRVAQYPDTKPFEQTLPFPKIKASWANQYEFRFVEGEMRLGPPQPELAGTYSKLWISDREPRKLDMPSLMSMSDAFFGRIFHARRELVPFGTVSLTTYFHTDVEELAAEDITRVLATADSKIMHKSYADQNAELWSPTGRLLATTTQIAYFKA from the coding sequence ATGCACGCCAAGCTCCCGCATCCCTTCGACGACGCCACCCGCATCACCGCCGGTGACTCGCACTGGCAGGGGCACACCAGCGACGACTACTGGGCGTTCGTCGGACCGTTCGGCGGCGTCACCGCCGCGACCATCCTGCGTGCGCTGATCGAGCATCCAGAACGCTCCGGCGATCCGCTGGCGCTGACCGTCAATTACTGCGCGCCGATCGCCAAGGGCCCGTTCGATCTCGACATCCGGCTGGTGAAGGCCAACCGCTCCAGCCAGCACTGGAGCGTCGAACTGTCGCAGGGCGGCGGCGAGGTCGCGACGCTCGCGACCGCCGTGTTCGCCGAACGCCGGCCGTCCTGGGAGCACCGGGTGGCGCAATATCCGGATACCAAGCCGTTCGAACAGACGCTGCCGTTCCCGAAGATCAAGGCGTCCTGGGCCAACCAGTATGAATTCCGTTTCGTCGAGGGCGAAATGCGGCTCGGCCCGCCGCAACCCGAGCTCGCCGGCACTTACTCAAAGCTCTGGATCAGCGATCGCGAGCCGCGCAAGCTCGACATGCCGTCGCTGATGTCGATGTCGGACGCCTTCTTCGGCCGCATCTTTCACGCAAGGCGCGAGCTGGTGCCGTTCGGCACGGTGTCGCTGACGACGTATTTCCACACCGACGTGGAGGAGCTCGCCGCAGAAGACATCACGCGCGTGCTCGCGACGGCCGATTCGAAGATCATGCACAAGAGCTACGCCGATCAGAACGCCGAGTTGTGGTCGCCGACCGGGCGGTTGCTCGCGACGACGACGCAGATTGCGTATTTCAAGGCCTAA